The nucleotide window GCATCTGCTGCTAGACAGCTCACCTCTACACAGGAAGGAGCTTGTCGCGGTGGTGCCGTGCATCTGCAATATGCGAACCCCATGACACGAGCATTGGCTACCCCATTCAGTGTTGCAGAAAAATCAGCTACGAcagtgcaggaggagggcgtAGACTTTGCGAAGTCGCCGTTAACGCACACACTTTCGTACGTACCAGTCGTGTACACGGCCTCGGTGTCCATGCGACGCTGTTCAGATGACACCTTGCCAGTGCCTACAATGGAGGAAGGCTCCTTTAAAGTAGATCTCGCGGTTCCCACTGACAATACCGCTGCACCAGACGCCCAGACCTCCACTGCTTGGCCGCAGGTTtctcagcagcaccaggagCAGCCATCAGCAGCATCACCAACTGCGGTGCCCTTCGCTTTGTCGGATGTCCAACTGCCACGCCGCATCCGTATCATTGAAGAGCatctcgtcatcctcgtgTGAGGCTGCTAAGCCCAATCACCTCCCGACCGCTCCACTCACATCGGTACATACCCCTTCCCCTGCGCctacccaccccacccaccccgccccGCTTCGACCTCTCTCCCATCCCCCACAGGCGCACTCCCCCTACCGAGACACTTACAAAAAAGTCAGGATGATAAACTTGCACAGAAAAGACAGCACCGCAGTGCCGTACTTCGCAGCACCTCAGCTCAACAGCTTTCACTCTCCTTGCCCTTGGCCCCTCCtattttctcttctctctcgtgcttTGCTTCCTCGTNNNNNNNNNNN belongs to Leishmania panamensis strain MHOM/PA/94/PSC-1 chromosome 8 sequence and includes:
- a CDS encoding hypothetical protein (TriTrypDB/GeneDB-style sysID: LpmP.08.0660) gives rise to the protein MQTLYDILNVPMGASQNELQHAYRRLFTRYHPDRCYHDNDSVAYNTNRKLDKERMSLLQKAYKVLANPQKRTEYDAHLAQKLASDSATYHLVPQQVRRLQGMTQPQVFAFGGGAIRSVSGIAGDVKAMEMPTVNGSSVSATAGVASAARQLTSTQEGACRGGAVHLQYANPMTRALATPFSVAEKSATTVQEEGVDFAKSPLTHTLSYVPVVYTASVSMRRCSDDTLPVPTMEEGSFKVDLAVPTDNTAAPDAQTSTAWPQVSQQHQEQPSAASPTAVPFALSDVQLPRRIRIIEEHLVILV